Part of the Candidatus Baltobacteraceae bacterium genome is shown below.
CTTGAGGCATTGCGAGACTATCACACGCCCGCTGCACTGATCACGCGCTCGCCTCTCGTGATTCGTGACATTGACGTCTTACAGCAGCTCTCGCTCGTCGCCGGCGCTAGCGTCTCGGTTAGCATCGCTACCTTAGACGAAACGTTGGCTCGCGACATCGAGCCCACTGTCGCACCACCTCACCAGCGCCTTCGCGCTGTCAGAATGCTCTCCGACGCCGGCATCCGAGTAAACGTAGCCCTTGCACCAATTCTCCCACGAATCTCCGATTCACCGGAGAACATAACGGCCGTTGTCCACGCAGCGCGAGCGGCTGGTGCCTCCAGCGTGTGGCACAACACGCTCCATCTGCACGACGTTACGCGCGATGCATTTTTCGGTTATCTGCGCGAGCGAAGGCCCGAGTTACTTGCAGAATATGCCTCGCTTTACCGCGGTAAATATGCTCCAGGTGACGTAGCTGCTGCCGTTGATAAACGAGTAAAAGAAGCGCTTTCGTCCTCGCCTCGCCGAGGCTTAACGACGATCCAATCGCGAGCGCCCCTGCAGATCAGTCTGCTGGAATAGCGCATGATTTAGGCGAGCCAAATCGACAGTTTTGGCTTGACAACGCTGCCCGGGCGAGTATGCTTGTCGAGGCTTCCTCGTTAGGTGAGGCGTCTGCACAAGAACAAGCCGCTGCCCAGAAAGGTCGAGAGACCCCAACGGGTTGACCAGATTCCGCCGAATCAAGGCGGAATCTAACGCGGCTGAGACCTTCGGGCCTCTACGGTGTGCAGTGCTAAAGCTCTACAGTGAGGAGAGATTCCGCGGCCTGGCCGCGCGAGTGTTTCTTGACTGTTGCCTGCGAGGACGTATGCGACAGTTTTTTATTTTTGAGAGGGGGTGATGTCAAGCCATGGACGATGGACCGAGTAGTCGATCTAGCCGCAGGCTCGCAATGAGCCGTTTAATCCTGCCGTGCCCGTCTGTTTGGCGCGGCAAACCGTAACTTTTTAGGAGAGATGTGTCATGAAGAAAATCTTGGCGCCCTTGCTTCGCGCTGCCCTCATGCGCCTTAACGGCGCGAACGAAGTTCACAACGATCTGCTTCGAGCAAATCAGTTCAGCGATCGCCCTCCGATTGGTGTCTACCGTGCCATCCTCGGAGGATAAGCCAATGGCAACGATAGTAGACGGCGCGCACCTGGATACGATGCATGCGGGCGATATTCGCGGAGCATTCGGTACGATTGCCAAGAATGATACTGGCTCGCGCAAGGGTCTATGGGCGAAGCTCGTGGCTTTCGCGGCAATCGTCGGCCCGGGACTCATCGTCATGGTCGGCGACAACGACGCAGGCGCATTCTCGACCTACACGCAGGCTGGACAAAACTACGGTACGACACTGTTGTGGACCCTACTGCTATTGGTTCCCGTTCTCTTCGTAAACCAGGAGATGGTGCTGCGCCTTGGCGCCGTTACGCGCGTCGGCCACGCGAAACTCATCCTCGAGCGTTTTGGAAAGTTCTGGGGTGCTTTCAGCGTCATCGATCTGTTCATCCTCAACGCTCTAACGATCGTCACTGAATTCATCGGCATCAGCCTCGCGCTGGGCTACTTCGGCGTCCCTAAGATTGCGGGCGTCGCCGTCGCGGCCGTGCTTGTCAT
Proteins encoded:
- a CDS encoding radical SAM protein; protein product: LEALRDYHTPAALITRSPLVIRDIDVLQQLSLVAGASVSVSIATLDETLARDIEPTVAPPHQRLRAVRMLSDAGIRVNVALAPILPRISDSPENITAVVHAARAAGASSVWHNTLHLHDVTRDAFFGYLRERRPELLAEYASLYRGKYAPGDVAAAVDKRVKEALSSSPRRGLTTIQSRAPLQISLLE